The Castanea sativa cultivar Marrone di Chiusa Pesio chromosome 11, ASM4071231v1 genome contains a region encoding:
- the LOC142615031 gene encoding putative disease resistance RPP13-like protein 1 isoform X1, producing MSVIGDAALSAFFGKLFEKLTSDDLLKFFQQEKVDADLKRWRTTLMKIHAVLDDAEEKQMTNKLVKIWLGELEDLAYDVDDILDEFATEALGRELNPEPKSKFLKIYDAWVGSNRSFGTLMRSKIKEIDTRLQEIVTQKNNLELRENAGLGRTGATRPRVPTTSLVNEGHTHGREEDKKAIVKLLLSGESSNAQLSVIPILGMGGIGKTTLAQLVYNDIEVSHYFDVKAWGCVAEDFDIVRVTREILQSVTSESCNDNNLDLLQVKLKGKLSGKKFLLILDDVWNENYNDWTRLRCPFEFGAQGSKIIITTRNDRVSSTMGTTEAYKLKELPDDACLIVFIQNTLGTTDFSAYPELQEFGPKILERCQGLPLAAKALGGLLRTIHCDEWKNVLNNKIWDMSEENSDVLPTLRLSYLYLPSYLKRCFAYCSLFPKDYEFKKQELILLWMAEGLVQASEKHKSMEELGVEYFHDLYKRSLFQQSSRNKSLFVMHDLINDLAQWAAGQLCYWLEDKSGGNMQPKISTKVRHFSYAHCECDGITKFKDLTKDMRIRTFLPLPTNDGSYLTNYVFSCLLPQFRCLRVLSLSGYQVFELPSSIGDLKHLRYLDLSQTLIRSLPKSTSSLYNLQTLILKYCDCLTKLPEKIGNLVNLRHLDIEGANLIKEMPMRMKELKNLQTLSNFVVGKDIASKIGDLMNLESLKGTLCISHLENVLDVEDARRANLLGKKNLHVLVMKWESELDQRASLDILDMLQPSTTVKEISIDGYVGAKFPTWFGHPSFSNMVLLRIERCRKCTSLPAIGQLPWLRDLVLVGLSAVQTVGLEFYGKDCPKPFPSLESLCFKDMQEWKDWIPCKVEYEEFPRLRELSISQCPKLQGKLPHHVPLLEKISINGCEQLDISIPNFPKLHALEIKGCKGVVSRSTDELCFLKSTILSIPYVKSLTKEFMHGLAKVENLTVDNCKELTSLWQDEFISLIKLYIIDCSSLVNISLTSTLRTLNINGCSGLKSLSISNCTCLEKASIRRCNSLTLISRGQLPQNLKTLNIRDCENLQFLADEGEASSNSSSLLEYLVIWGCPSLKCISSSGDLPTTLKRLEIWSCIELTSLSSKNELPTALKYLSVRDCPKMESIANNLPNIASLEYLHIESCAELKSLPVGLHKLCHLNKIEILGCPSFVSFPDGGLFPTNLRELSIHGCEKLEAWPNCMPNLNSLHIVNCPSVIYFPEEGYPTSLTSLSFGGENICKQVTVWGLHRLTSLTSLRIDGGIPDWQSFPDEQDGKLTMTLPSSLTQLTIQSIPNIVILSSKCFQNLSTLEQLGILDCPKLASLPEKGLPPSLLQLYIYACPLLKQHCEKGGREWSKIANVPYVTIDGRSVYELEEEQK from the coding sequence ATGTCTGTAATTGGAGATGCTGCTTTATCCGCTTTCTTTGGGAAGCTGTTTGAGAAGCTAACTTCCGATGATTTGCTGAAGTTCTTTCAGCAAGAGAAAGTTGATGCTGACCTCAAGAGGTGGAGGACAACGTTGATGAAGATCCACGCAGTTCTGGATGACGCTGAAGAGAAGCAGATGACAAACAAGCTCGTGAAGATCTGGTTGGGTGAGCTGGAAGACTTGGCCTATGATGTGGACGACATCTTGGACGAGTTTGCTACTGAAGCTTTGGGGCGTGAGTTGAACCCAGAACCCAAAAGTAAGTTTCTGAAGATCTATGATGCTTGGGTTGGTTCGAATCGATCTTTTGGTACGTTGATGCGGTCCAAGATTAAAGAAATCGATACAAGGTTGCAAGAAATTGTGACACAGAAGAATAATCTGGAATTGAGAGAAAATGCAGGCCTGGGAAGAACTGGAGCAACAAGACCAAGGGTGCCCACCACTTCTCTAGTGAATGAAGGTCATACTCATGGcagagaagaagataaaaaggcTATTGTCAAGTTGTTGTTAAGCGGTGAATCGAGTAATGCTCAGCTTTCTGTTATTCCCATACTTGGTATGGGGGGAATAGGTAAAACAACTCTTGCCCAACTAGTCTATAATGACATTGAGGTGAGCCATTATTTTGACGTGAAAGCATGGGGTTGTGTTGCTGAAGATTTTGACATTGTAAGGGTGACAAGAGAAATTCTACAATCTGTCACTTCTGAATCGTGCAATGATAATAATTTAGATTTATTACAAGTCAAATTGAAGGGAAAATTATCTGGAAAAAAGTTCTTGCTCATTTTGGATGACGTATGGAATGAAAACTATAATGATTGGACTAGACTGCGATGTCCATTTGAATTTGGGGCTCAAGGAAGTAAGATAATCATCACAACTCGAAACGATCGTGTTTCATCAACAATGGGCACTACTGAAGCTTACAAGTTGAAAGAGTTGCCAGATGATGCTTGCTTGATTGTATTTATCCAAAATACATTGGGGACGACAGATTTTAGTGCATATCCAGAACTTCAAGAATTTGGTCCTAAAATTTTGGAAAGGTGTCAGGGTTTGCCTTTGGCAGCAAAAGCTCTTGGAGGCCTATTACGTACTATACATTGTGATGAGTGGAAAAACGTGCTCAATAACAAGATATGGGATATGTCAGAAGAAAATAGTGATGTTCTACCAACCCTTAGATTGAGCTATCTATATCTCCCTTCATATTTAAAGAGATGTTTTGCCTATTGTTCACTATTCccaaaagattatgaatttaaGAAACAAGAACTAATCTTGTTATGGATGGCGGAAGGTTTGGTTCAAGCATCAGAAAAGCATAAGTCAATGGAAGAGCTTGGTGTTGAGTATTTTCATGATTTATATAAGCGATCACTTTTTCAACAATCAAGTAGGAATAAATCACTCTTTGTTATGCACGACTTAATCAATGATTTAGCTCAATGGGCAGCGGGACAGTTGTGCTATTGGTTGGAAGATAAATCAGGTGGTAATATGCAACCCAAGATTTCTACAAAGGTGCGTCATTTCTCCTACGCTCATTGTGAATGTGATGGCATCACAAAATTTAAAGACTTGACAAAAGATATGCGTATACGGACCTTCTTACCGCTACCAACAAATGACGGGAGCTACTTAAcaaattatgtttttagttGTCTGTTGCCACAATTTAGATGTTTAAGGGTATTATCTCTATCTGGATATCAAGTTTTTGAGTTACCAAGTTCAATCGGTGATTTGAAACATCTAAGATACCTCGACCTTTCTCAAACTTTGATTAGAAGTTTACCAAAATCAACAAGTTCTTTATACAATTTGCAAACATTGATATTGAAATATTGTGACTGTCTCACAAAGTTACCGGAGAAAATTGGAAATCTAGTCAATCTTCGGCATCTTGATATTGAAGGAGCCAATTTAATCAAAGAGATGCCAATGAgaatgaaagaattaaaaaaccTACAAACATTGTCTAATTTTGTTGTGGGGAAAGATATTGCATCAAAGATAGGAGACTTGATGAACCTGGAGTCTCTTAAGGGAACACTTTGCATTTCACACTTGGAGAACGTGCTTGATGTCGAGGATGCAAGAAGGGCCAACTTACTTGGTAAGAAGAATTTACATGTATTAGTGATGAAATGGGAGTCCGAGCTTGATCAAAGAGCTAGTCTAGATATTCTTGACATGCTACAACCTTCAACAACGGTGAAAGAAATTTCAATTGATGGCTATGTTGGTGCAAAATTCCCAACTTGGTTTGGACATCCATCATTTTCTAATATGGTGCTCCTAAGGATTGAGAGGTGCAGAAAATGTACGTCTTTACCTGCAATTGGACAATTACCATGGTTGAGAGACCTTGTCCTTGTAGGATTGTCTGCAGTGCAAACCGTTGGTCTTGAGTTTTATGGGAAAGATTGCCCAAAACCTTTTCCATCCTTAGAGTCACTTTGCTTTAAGGATATGCAAGAATGGAAAGATTGGATTCCATGCAAAGTTGAGTACGAAGAATTCCCTCGGTTGCGTGAGCTTTCTATTTCTCAATGCCCTAAATTGCAAGGAAAATTGCCTCACCATGTTCCATTATTGgaaaaaatttctattaatgGATGTGAGCAATTGGACATTTCAATTCCAAACTTCCCAAAGCTTCATGCATTAGAAATTAAGGGATGTAAAGGGGTGGTGAGCAGAAGTACAGATGAGTTATGCTTTCTAAAGTCAACTATTCTTTCTATTCCATATGTGAAAAGCTTGACCAAGGAGTTCATGCATGGGTTAGCTAAGGTAGAAAATCTTACGGTAGATAATTGTAAGGAGCTAACATCTTTGTGGCAGGATGAATTCATATCCCTTATAAAGCTGTATATAATAGATTGCTCAAGCCTTGTCAACATTAGCTTGACATCTACTTTAAGGACACTAAATATTAATGGTTGTAGTGGTTTGAAATCCTTGTCAATCTCTAATTGTACATGTTTGGAAAAGGCAAGCATTAGGAGATGTAATTCTTTGACGTTGATTTCAAGAGGTCAGTTgcctcaaaatttgaaaacgCTAAATATAAGAGATTGTGAGAATTTGCAGTTTTTGGCAGATGAGGGAGAGGCTTCTTctaattcttcttctcttcttgagTACTTGGTTATTTGGGGCTGTCCATCTCTAAAATGCATATCATCAAGTGGCGACCTACCTACCACGCTTAAACGCCTTGAGATTTGGTCATGCATAGAGCTCACATCCTTATCATCAAAAAACGAGTTACCTACAGCTCTTAAATACCTTTCTGTAAGGGACTGTCCAAAGATGGAGTCAATAGCGAACAACTTACCCAACATTGCGTCTCTTGAATATCTTCATATCGAAAGTTGTGCAGAGTTGAAATCCTTACCGGTGGGCCTACACAAACTCTGCCACCTCAATAAGATCGAGATATTGGGCTGCCCTAGTTTTGTTTCCTTCCCAGATGGAGGGTTATTCCCCACCAACTTGAGAGAGCTTTCGATCCATGGCTGTGAGAAACTGGAGGCCTGGCCCAACTGCATGCCGAACCTCAATTCTCTTCATATCGTCAATTGTCCAAGCGTCATATACTTTCCAGAAGAGGGTTACCCCACCAGTCTAACATCACTCTCATTTGGCGGGGAGAATATCTGTAAGCAAGTAACTGTGTGGGGATTGCACAGACTAACCTCTCTTACATCACTCCGTATTGATGGTGGAATTCCAGATTGGCAGTCGTTTCCAGATGAGCAAGATGGGAAGCTGACGATGACACTTCCTTCCTCTCTTACCCAGCTAACGATTCAGAGCATTCCAAATATAGTAATTCTATCTTCAAAATGCTTTCAAAATCTCTCTACTCTTGAACAATTGGGCATCTTAGATTGCCCTAAACTCGCATCCCTCCCAGAGAAGGGCCTACCTCCCTCGCTTCTGCAACTTTATATTTACGCGTGTCCATTGCTGAAACAACATTGCGAGAAAGGCGGGCGAGAGTGGTCCAAGATAGCCAACGTCCCTTACGTTACGATTGATGGGAGGTCTGTCTATGAGTTGGAGGAggagcaaaaataa
- the LOC142615020 gene encoding PHD finger-like domain-containing protein 5A → MAKHHPDLIMCRKQPGIAIGRLCEKCDGKCVICDSYVRPCTLVRVCDECNYGSFQGRCVICGGVGISDAYYCKECTQQEKDRDGCPKIVNLGSAKTDLFYERKKYGFKKR, encoded by the coding sequence ATGGCCAAGCATCATCCAGATTTGATTATGTGCCGGAAGCAGCCAGGAATTGCTATTGGACGACTTTGTGAAAAATGTGATGGAAAGTGTGTAATATGTGATTCCTATGTGCGCCCTTGCACACTTGTTCGAGTTTGTGATGAATGCAACTATGGATCCTTTCAAGGTCGCTGTGTTATTTGTGGAGGAGTGGGTATTTCTGATGCGTACTATTGCAAAGAGTGTACACAGCAGGAGAAAGATAGGGATGGATGTccaaaaattgtcaatttaggGAGTGCCAAAACGGACCTATTCTATGAACGTAAGAAATATGGTTTTAAGAAAAGATGA